A region of Sulfurimonas sp. hsl 1-7 DNA encodes the following proteins:
- a CDS encoding P-II family nitrogen regulator, with translation MKKIEAIIKPFKLEELKIALVEIGISGLTVEEVQGYGEAKKHSELYRGSEYQVDFLPHMKLEIVVADDEVTKVTDVIKEVNHTGKVGDGKIFVSPMVNVIRIRTGETGESAVG, from the coding sequence ATGAAAAAAATAGAAGCAATCATAAAACCGTTTAAACTAGAGGAACTAAAAATTGCTTTAGTTGAAATCGGTATAAGTGGTTTAACAGTTGAAGAAGTACAAGGGTATGGAGAAGCGAAAAAACATTCTGAACTTTATAGAGGTTCAGAATATCAAGTAGATTTTCTTCCACATATGAAGTTGGAGATCGTTGTTGCAGATGATGAAGTTACGAAAGTAACAGATGTAATAAAAGAGGTTAACCATACCGGTAAAGTTGGTGATGGAAAAATCTTTGTATCTCCTATGGTAAATGTTATTAGAATTCGTACCGGTGAAACGGGAGAAAGTGCTGTAGGATAA
- a CDS encoding P-II family nitrogen regulator → MYLVTAVINKANLKNVLEDLFSNNFEGITVSDVIGKGSFGLKEADNGMTDLVEKVKLEMVVSTLENRELAMECVRSNAHDLGRGAGKMWWIEVGGVERIRTGEKDKDALTTQIDKKIRNTSHTITTHVDTPCS, encoded by the coding sequence ATGTATCTCGTTACAGCGGTAATAAATAAAGCAAACCTCAAAAATGTTTTAGAAGATCTTTTTTCTAATAATTTTGAAGGGATAACTGTTAGTGACGTTATCGGAAAAGGCTCTTTCGGATTGAAAGAAGCTGATAACGGTATGACGGATTTAGTGGAAAAAGTAAAGTTGGAGATGGTTGTCTCTACACTTGAAAACAGAGAACTTGCTATGGAATGTGTCCGTAGCAATGCCCATGATCTTGGCCGAGGTGCCGGAAAAATGTGGTGGATAGAAGTTGGTGGTGTTGAGCGTATTCGAACAGGTGAAAAAGATAAAGATGCCTTAACAACACAGATTGATAAAAAAATTAGAAACACATCACATACGATTACTACACATGTAGATACCCCGTGTAGCTAA